In the genome of Thermodesulfobacteriota bacterium, the window GGATTCACAAATTTGTACAGAGTGACCCAGGCAAGCGATATTATCACCAGTATAAGAAGTAGTTTTAGAATAAAGATAGATAATCTTCTTAAAAACTTTGTCATCATAGTAAATATTGTTGTTTTTGCGGATATTACAATAATCTGTTATAAATGGCCCAAAAAATTGACTCTTGGCATCCTCTCATATAAGCTTATTGACCAATATTTATAGTTATTTAGGAGGCACCCGCCCGTATGAGTACACCGTCCCAGATCATACCCATTAATATCGAAGATGAAATGAAGGACTCTTATCTGTCCTATTCGATGAGCGTAATTATTGGCCGCGCTCTTCCCGACGTAAGAGACGGGCTTAAACCCGTTCATAGACGAATTCTCTTTGGTATGGATGAGGTAGGAAACCAGTGGAATAGACCGTATAAAAAATCTGCAAGAATTGTCGGAGACGTGATGGGTAAATACCACCCTCACGGTGATGCTGCCATCTATGACACACTTGTAAGGATGGCTCAGGATTTCTCGATGCGCTACACACTTGTAGACGGTCAGGGCAATTTCGGCTCAATTGATGGCGATCCTCCAGCGGCTATGAGATACACAGAGGTCCGCTTGGACAGAATTGCTACTGAAATGCTGGATGATCTGGACAAAGAAACAGTAGATTTTGTTCCTAACTACGACGGCGGCGAGGATGAGCCCATGGTTTTGCCAGCCAAAATTCCAAATCTTCTCCTAAACGGCTCCTCGGGTATAGCAGTTGGTATGTCAACCAACATCCCACCTCACAATCTTACTGAACTAATTAATGCAGTTGTAGCTCAGGCGAATAAGCCTGAGATAACTGTTGACGAGCTTATGACACATCTTCCGGGACCCGATTTTCCTACAGGCGGATTTATCACAGGCAGAAATCCAATTAGAGAAGCATATGAGACCGGACGAGGAATCATAAGGCTAAGGGCCAAAGCAAAAATTGAAAAGCAGAAAAAGGGCGATAGAGAAGTAATTATCGTAAACGAGATTCCATATCAGGTTAACAAGTCCAGACTAATTGAGAGAATTGCCGATCTTGTAAAAGACGACAAGATCAAGGGAATTTCTGATATTAGAGATGAGTCCGACAGAGACGGAATTAGGATAGTAATTGATATTAAACGAGGCGAGATTGGAGAAGTCATACTAAACCAGCTCTACAAACATACGCCTATGGATACCTCTTTTGGTATCATAATGCTTGCTCTCGTCAGAAACCAACCAAGGGTTCTTTCGCTTAAAGAAGTAATCAATAACTTTATTGAACACAGAAAAGAAGTTGTAACCAGACGAACCCAGTATGAGCTATCTAAAGCTGAGGCAAGGCTCCATATCTTAGAGGGTCTCAAAATAGCTCTTGATAATATAGACGAAGTTATTGCGCTTATCCGTAAGTCTAAAAGCCCTCAGATAGCTAAAGAAGGACTCATGAAAAAGCTTGGTCTAAGTGAAATACAGGCCCAAGCTATTTTGGATATGCGTCTTCAGAGGCTTACAGCACTAGAGAGAGACAAAATTTTAGATGAGAGAAAAGAACTAATTGCCACAGTGAAACGCCTTAAAGAAATCTTAGACAAAGAGAGCCTTATTTTAGGCATAGTTACAGATGAGCTAACAGAGATTAAAGACCGCTACGGTGATGAGAGAAAAACCGAGATCTTAGACAGCTCGGAAGAGATCTCGATTGAAGACCTTATTGCTGATGAAGATATGGTCGTAACAATAACGCATGAGGGCTACATAAAAACCACTTCTCTTAGCGTCTATAGAAGCCAGCGAAGGGGCGGAAAGGGCAGAACTGGAATGACTACTAAAGATCTGGACTTTGTCGAGACCCTTTTTATTGCCTCACAGCATAATTACGTTCTGTTTTTCTCAAACCACGGAAAGTGCTACTGGCTAAAAGTGCATGAGATCCCAGAGGCTGGCCCAACAGCCAGAGGTAAAGCACTTGTTAATCTTCTTAACCTTGCAGATGGGGAGAAAGTCGCCGCGGTGCTTCCAGTTGTAGAGTTTAAGGATGATCAGTACATAATCATGGCAACTAAGGATGGCGTTGTTAAAAAGACCAAGCTAAGTGCGTATTCAAGACCACGCGTTGGCGG includes:
- the gyrA gene encoding DNA gyrase subunit A, whose protein sequence is MSTPSQIIPINIEDEMKDSYLSYSMSVIIGRALPDVRDGLKPVHRRILFGMDEVGNQWNRPYKKSARIVGDVMGKYHPHGDAAIYDTLVRMAQDFSMRYTLVDGQGNFGSIDGDPPAAMRYTEVRLDRIATEMLDDLDKETVDFVPNYDGGEDEPMVLPAKIPNLLLNGSSGIAVGMSTNIPPHNLTELINAVVAQANKPEITVDELMTHLPGPDFPTGGFITGRNPIREAYETGRGIIRLRAKAKIEKQKKGDREVIIVNEIPYQVNKSRLIERIADLVKDDKIKGISDIRDESDRDGIRIVIDIKRGEIGEVILNQLYKHTPMDTSFGIIMLALVRNQPRVLSLKEVINNFIEHRKEVVTRRTQYELSKAEARLHILEGLKIALDNIDEVIALIRKSKSPQIAKEGLMKKLGLSEIQAQAILDMRLQRLTALERDKILDERKELIATVKRLKEILDKESLILGIVTDELTEIKDRYGDERKTEILDSSEEISIEDLIADEDMVVTITHEGYIKTTSLSVYRSQRRGGKGRTGMTTKDLDFVETLFIASQHNYVLFFSNHGKCYWLKVHEIPEAGPTARGKALVNLLNLADGEKVAAVLPVVEFKDDQYIIMATKDGVVKKTKLSAYSRPRVGGIIALNIRDDDELIEAKITSGNDEILISSNYGQAIRFKEDDVRDMGRTATGVRGIKLDKGDRVVSLEVIENPDAQILTVTEKGYGKRTLVSEYRITGRGGKGVITIKTTGKNGRVVGTFQVTNDTEVMMITTQGGKVIRMNASEISIFGRGTQGVRLIGLADDEQVAAVAKVVERE